A genomic region of Pseudochaenichthys georgianus chromosome 12, fPseGeo1.2, whole genome shotgun sequence contains the following coding sequences:
- the nudcd3 gene encoding nudC domain-containing protein 3 has translation MASPLQMTEMYDNALLGILQHVGNIQDFLQVYFGFLYRKTDYYRLLAGPNDKMGFPPGVAEKMVLKTFKNFEKMADQDRERQLSEVQRRERSRCVPPALQELEVAEETVEQSSEEAQTESSPSDAAADVPAAASSSAATVSPQPHSGSSGPSQPAQGDQAAAASTTSAATVSPQPHSSSSGPSQPAQGDQAAAASTTSAEGSRDKLQADPDTYNGAVRENYSWSQDYTDVEIRVFVPKTVLKGKQVRVILLASSMQVSVIEGAEEKTLMEGEFTHKINTENSLWCLEPGNCVVLSLIKTSEVWWSAVLKGEAEIDINQINRERSMATVDEEEHAVLDRLSFDYHQKLQGKPQSHETKVHDMLKKGWDAEGSPFRGQQFDPSMFDIPASAVQF, from the exons ATGGCGTCGCCTCTGCAGATGACAGAGATGTACGACAACGCTCTGCTCGGGATCTTGCAGCACGTTGGAAACATTCAGGACTTTCTCCAGGTCTATTTTGGGTTTCTGTACCGCAAGACGGACTATTATCGCCTGTTGGCAGGTCCAAACGATAAGATGGGCTTCCCTCCCGGCGTGGCGGAGAAGATGGTGCTCAAG ACGTTTAAGAATTTTGAGAAGATGGCAGATCAGGACAGAGAGAGGCAGCTGAGCGAGGTGCAGAGGAGAGAGCGGAGTCGATGTGTTCCTCCAGCACTTCAAGAGCTGGAGGTGGCAGAGGAGACCGTGGAGCAGAGCTCAGAGGAGGCACAGACAGAGAGCTCCCCTTCAgatgctgctgctgatgttccagCTGCTGCCTCCTCCTCAGCAGCGACTGTGAGCCCCCAGCCCCACAGCGGCAGCTCAGGTCCCAGCCAGCCAGCTCAGGGAGACCAGGCAGCTGCAGCCAGCACAACCTCAGCAGCGACTGTGAGCCCCCAGCCCCACAGCAGCAGCTCAGGTCCCAGCCAGCCAGCTCAGGGAGACCAGGCAGCTGCAGCCAGCACAACCTCAGCAGAAGG GAGTCGGGACAAGCTGCAGGCCGACCCCGACACCTACAACGGGGCTGTGAGGGAAAACTACAGCTGGTCTCAGGACTACACCGACGTGGAGATCCGCGTCTTTGTGCCAAAGACGGTTTTAAAAGGCAAACAG GTCAGAGTTATTCTGCTGGCCAGCAGCATGCAGGTGTCTGTGATCGAGGGTGCCGAAGAAAAAACACTGATGGAGGGAGAGTTCACTCACAAGATCAACACTGAAAACTCTCTGTGGTGTCTGGAGCCTGGAAACTGTGTGGTC CTGTCCCTCATTAAGACATCAGAGGTTTGGTGGAGCGCAGTGCTGAAAGGAGAAGCAGAAATTGATATAAACCAAATCAACCGCGAGCGCTCCATGGCAACGGTTGATGAAGAGGAACACGCCGTTCTGGACCGACTCTCCTTCGACTACCATCAGAAGCTGCAGGGAAAACCACAGAGTCACGAAACG AAGGTGCATGACATGCTGAAGAAGGGCTGGGACGCTGAAGGCTCTCCGTTCAGGGGCCAGCAGTTCGACCCGTCCATGTTTGACATCCCGGCCAGCGCGGTGCAGTTCTGA
- the mrps24 gene encoding small ribosomal subunit protein uS3m, whose protein sequence is MAAASLSTRSAKLLSALARSGSLCSPSGSRALHVTAVCCKNHAARVRVGKGDKPVTYDQALPPHYIGHRKGWLSQHTSNLKGEGGAAERTIEDVFIRRFMFGTFHACLANEIVIKRRGNLLTVCALMLQKLPPMKLYFLIGYTETLLSHLYKCPVKLEIQTLEDKPVYKYI, encoded by the exons ATGGCGGCGGCGTCCTTGAGCACACGGAGCGCGAAGCTGCTG AGCGCCTTGGCCAGGTCTGGCTCATTATGCAGCCCGTCTGGAAGCAGAGCCCTCCACGTCACCGCGGTgtgctgcaag AATCATGCAGCTAGGGTCCGAGTGGGGAAAGGAGACAAACCTGTGACATATGACCAGGCACTACCCCCTCATTACATCGGCCACCGCAAAGGATGGCTGTCGCAGCACACCA GTAACCTGAAAGGAGAGGGGGGTGCAGCTGAGAGGACCATAGAGGACGTCTTCATCCGGCGCTTCATGTTCGGGACCTTCCACGCCTGCCTGGCAAATGAAATTGTGATCAAAAGGCGCGGCAACCTGCTGACAGTGTGCGCTTTAATGCTACAGAAATTACCACCAATGAAGTTGTACTTCCTAATAGGCTATACAGAGACACTGCTGTCACACTTGTACAAATGCCCCGTGAAGTTAGAGATTCAGACCCTGGAGGATAAACCTGTGTACAAGTACATCTGA